CGTGTAGCTGGAGGCAGTCATCGTCAGCTGACCCAGCTTTTCGGCCAGCGTCATCCGGGCCATGAGGGTGTCGATGCGGCTCATCAGGGATTTCGAATAGAACCCAAGGGCCTTAATGATGGCATGCTGCGGGCAGCGAGCCCCCGGCCGCGTGGCGTCGCCGACGATTCGGTGAAACCAAACGTGACACCCGGGACCCCAACGAAAGGAGCCGTGCGTGTTGATGAAGGATGACAGGAACCCGAAGGCATTGGCAGCCCTGCCCGATGAAGCCTTGATCGACGCCGTGCAGCGGCAGACCTTCCGCTATTTCTGGGACGGTGCGGATGCCGCCAGCGGCCTGGCGCTCGACCGCCGCACGCTGGTCGCGGCCACGGGCGAGGACCTGGCCGACGACCGGGTTGCGATCGGCGGCACGGGCTTCGGCATCATGGCCCTGATCGTCGCGGTGGAGCGCGGCTGGGTCACGCGCGACGCGGCGCTGGAGCGCCTGGGGCGCATGCGGGACGCCCTCTTTCGCGCCAGGCGCTACCACGGCGCCTTCCCCCACTTCATGGACGCAGCGAGCGGCGCGACGATCCCGATGAGCCCCAAGGACGACGCGGGCGACCTGGTCGAGACCTCGTTCCTCTGCATGGGCCTGCTCTGCGCGCGCCAGTATTTCAGCGAGGACACGGCCGCGGCGCGCCGGTTGCGCAGCGACATCGACACGCTGTGGCACGAGGTCGAATGGAACTGGTTCACCCAGGGCGGGCGCGACGTGCTGTACTGGCACTGGAGCCCGAAGCACGGCTGGGCGATGAACCATGAGGTGCGGGGCTGGAACGAGTGCCTCATCACCTATTTCCTGGCGGCGGCCGCGCCGCGCCATGCGATCGATCCGAGGGTCTACCACCGCGGCTTCGCGGCGGGGTCCGGTTTCCTCAACGGCCGGTCGTACTACGGCATCGAGATACCGCTGGGCATGCCGTACGGCGGCCCGCTGTTCTTCACACACTACTCGTTCTGCGGCCTCGATCCGCGCGGCCTGAAGGACCGCTACGCCGACTACTGGGATCTCAACACCCGCCACCTGCAGATCAACCGTGCCCACTGCGTCGCCAATCCCCGGGGCTTCCGGGGCTACGGCGAATCGTGCTGGGGCCTGACCGCGAGCGACGACCCCGACGGCTACCTCGCGCACGATCCGAGCAACGACAACGGCACCATCTCGCCGACGGCCGCGCTGGCCAGCCTGCCCTACGCGCCCGCCGAGGTGATGCAGGTGCTGCGGCACTTCCTCACCGTGCATGGCGAGCGGGTGTGGAGGGACTACGGCTTCGTCGATGCGTTCTGCGAGCAGCGAGGCTGGTTCGCAGACACCTTCCTTGCCATCGACCAGGGCCCGATCGTCGTGATGATGGAGAACCATCGGACCGGCCTTCTGTGGAAACTGTTCATGAGCGTGCCCGAAGTGCAGGCCGGGCTGCGCGCCCTGGACTTCAGCAGCCCGCATCTCGGGTCGCCGGCCGCGTGAGCTCCGGCGTGGCGAGCCTGGTAGACCCGGCGTTCGAGTCATGGCTCGAAACACAGCTGCGCCATTCGGCGGCGGCGATGCTGTCCAGCATCTCGCCGGTGTCGATCGTCAAGCACCGGCCGGGCTTCGGCCAGACCGTGCGGCCGGTCCCCGGCGCCATCGTCGCCTCGCCCGTCCTCGCCGACTACAACCCGGACCCGGACTACTTCTTTCATTGGTTCCGGGATTCCGCCGTCGTCATCGATGCACTGCGCCTGCTCTATGCCAAAGGGCGAGTCGGCAGCGAAGCCCTGCAGCACCTGCGCGACTTCACCCGCTTCAGCCTGGACTTGAACCGCCTCGACGGCCGCGCGGCTGCCGCGGTGGAGGACCGCAGCGCGTGCGTGGCCCCCGAACTCCTGCAGTACCTGCGCGAGGACCACGACCTGGCGAAAGCCTTCGGCGACCTGGTGGCCGCCGAGACGCGGGTGAACCCCGACGGCACGCTCGACGTCTGCCGATGGAATCGCCCCCAGCACGACGGCGCACCGCTGCGCGCGCTGGCGCTGCTGCGCTGGGCGGCCAGCGGGCACCTCGACGCGCCGCTGCTGGCGGAGGTTTCCGAGCTGATCCGTTTCGATCTCGACTTCACGCTGCGCCGCTGGCGCGAGCCGTCCTACGACATCTGGGAAGAGGAACTCGGCCAGCACTACTACACGCTGCGCGTCGCGGCGGCAGCGCTGGCCGAAGGCGCGGCCTGGCTGGAAGACCTGGGCGACGCGGCGCAGGCGCAGCGCTGCCGGGAAGAGTCGCGCGCGGTGCTGCGCCTGCTCGACGATTACTGGGTGGACGAGCGAGGCGAACGAGGCGCGGCGTCCGGCTACTACCGCTCACGCGCGCTGTCGGACGGCCGGCCCGGTCCGAAGGCACTGGACATCGCGGTGATCCTGTCGGCAATCCACAGCCTCGGAACCGGGGCCGCGCATGGACCGGCCGATCCGCGCATGCAGGCCACGCTGGCGCGCCTGGACGCGCTGTTCGATGCGGCCTATCCCATCAACCACGGCCGCGCCGCAGGCCGTGGTGCGGCCATGGGCCGGTATGCCGGCGACGTGTACTACTCGGGCGGCGCGTACTACTTCTCGACGCTCGGCGCCGCCGAGTTCTGCTTCCGTGCCGCCGCGGCGGCGGGCGGCGATGCACGCCATTGGTTCGAACGCGGTGATGCCTACCTCGCCACCGTGCGCGCCTACACGCCGGCCGGCGGTGAGCTGTCGGAACAGTTCGACCAGCGCAGCGGCGCGCAGACCTCGGCGAAGCAACTGGCCTGGAGCCACGCCGCGTTCATTTCGTGTGTCTCGGCGCGCCGGATCGCGGCCGCCGCCTGCGAGGCGTCGCGGCGGGGATGAGCGCGCGGGCAGAGAACCGTGTCGAGCCGGCTGCAAGGACCGGTTTCTTCCGTCAGGTCCGCGAGCTGCTCGGCGCCTTGCGCGTGTCCCCGGTCGCGAAAACGCTTGTCGCGCTGATGGGTGCGATCGTCGTGGTCGTTGCGCTCACGGCGTATGGGCAGATCGAACTCAACAGCTGGAACAAGCCGTTCTACGATGCGATCTCGCGCCGCGACCTGGGCGAATTCGTCGTGCAGGTCGGCGTCTTCGCGGTCATTGCGGGTGCGCTGCTGGTCCTGAACGTGGCGCAGCGCTGGCTCGGCGAGACCTTGCAGCTGAAGCTGCGCGAGGCCGTGGTCAATGACCTCGTGGGGCTGTGGCTGCAGCCGCGCCGGGCGTTCTGGCTCCAGGCCAGCGGCCCGATGGGTGCCCACCCCGACCAGCGCATGCACGACGACACGCTGAAGCTGTGCGATCTGTCGGTCACCCTTGGCGTGGGGCTGTTGCAGGCGGCGATGCTGTTCGGCAGCTTTGCGAGCGTGCTGTGGGTCCTCTCCAAGGACTTCAGCCTCTTCTTCGGCGGCAAGGACCATGTGCTGCCGGGCTTCATGCTGTGGGCGGCCATTGCCTATGCGGTCGCCGGCTCGCTGGTCACCTACTGGGTCGGCAACGGCCTGATCTCGCGCAATGCCGAGCGCTACGCGCGCGAAGGCGAATTGCGCTTCTCGCTGACGCGCATCAACGAGCACCTCGACGGCATCTCCCTGGCGGGTGGCGAGGCGGACGAAAAGCGCCGCGTCGCCATGCATTTCGGCGACGTCTTGCGCGCCACGTCGCGCGTGGTGCTGGGGCTGACCAACCTGACATGGGTCACGGCGGGCTTCGGCTGGATCACCATCATCGCGCCAACGCTGGTGGCCGCGCCCCTCTACTTCTCGGGGAAGGTGTCGTTCGGCGGCCTGATGATGGCCGCCGCGGCCTTCACGCAGGCGCAGTCGTCGCTGCGCTGGTTCGTCGACAACTTCAGCATCATTGCCGACTGGCGCGCCACGCTGCTGCGCGTTGCCGACCTGCGCCGGATGCTGGCGTCCGACCTGGAGGCACGCGCAGGCGGCAGCCGCATCGCCTACGAGGAAAGCGAAGCCGGGGCGCTCGCGATCGAAGCGCTCGAGGTCCGCTCCTGGACCGGCCACGATCGGCTGGACGCGCCGGGCCTCGTCCTGCACCGCGGCCAGCGCGTCCTGATCCTCGGCACGCCGGGCACCGAGAAGACCTTGCTGTTCCGCGCGCTCGCGGGCCTCTGGCCCTGGGGCTCCGGCACCGTGCGCCGGCCTGCCGGCGAGACCATCCACTACATGCCGCGCGGCACGCCCTATATTCCGCGCGGCACGCTGGCCGAAGTGCTGTCGTATGCGATGGAACCGTCGAGCTACCCGCGAGAAGCCATGGTGGCCGCACTGGCGAGCGTGGGCCTCCAGCGCCTGGAGCCATTGCTGAACAAGACCGGCCGCTGGGAGAGGGAGCTCAGCATGGACGAGCAGTTGCGGCTGGGCTTCGCCCGCGTGGTGCTGCAGGCACCGCCCTGGCTCGTGATGGACGAAGCCTTCGGCGCGTTCGACGACGACACCGTCGAACTCATCATCGACGTGCTGGGCAGGCTCAAGCACACCGGCATAGTCCACATCGGCTCGGCCGGAGAAGCGCGCGACCGGCTGTTCACGCAGGTGGTGCATCTGGTCAAGGCGCCGAACACGGTGCGCGAGGAGCAGCGGGCATGACACACCTGGGGTCCACCGTCGGTCGTGCGCGCCGCGCCCTCATGCGGCTGATTCTTGCGCTGCCCGCCGGGGCCTGGGCGGCGGATTTCGGCTTCCGGCCGCCGCGCGATCCCGAGGATGCCGCCGCAGCGGACCTGATGCGGGACCTGGCCGAGCGCATCCTGCCGGTGTACCAGGACGCGGACACCGATGTCTTCCTGGCCAACCTGACCGCCCTGCAGATCGTCAGCGGCGCCTACCGTGCGGCCTCCGACAGCAGCCGGTCGCTGCGCACCCGCCGCCAAGGCAAGCCGTTCGACGACCTGGTGCAGCGCGCGATTCTCGACGGCATGTATGCGCGTGCGCGCGCGCTCGAAGCGAACGAGCGCCTCGGCTTCGCCGAAGCCTACGCGCGCGCGTTCCGGGAACTGGTGTCGCCGCTCGACAATGCGCAGGCCCAGGCCATCATGGCGCGGCTCGAAATCCCGGCGGCGGTATACGCAGAGCCGCTGCGCCGGGCTTTCGATCTCTGGCGCGCGAAGGGCAGCCTCCCGCAGGCCGATGCCCTGGCGCTCGTGCGGACCTGGCATTCGTACGAGTCGCGCCGCAGCTTCGGTGCGCTGCTGCCCGAACTGTTCGCGGCGGAAAACCGCAACCGCTACGTGGCGGAGGCCGACGTCAGGATTCCCGTGCGCGGCGCTGTCATCCATGCGCGCCTGGTCCGGCCCGGCCGCGCCGATGACGTACCGGGCACCCTGCCGGCGCTGCTGCGCTTCACGCTCGATCCGGCCGAGGACGACGCCCAGCGCAGCGCCGCCAGAGGCTACGTCGGCATCACGGCGTACGTGCGCGGACGCACGCCCGACGGCAAGGGCGCCGTGTGGCCGTTCGTTCGCGACGGCGAAGATGCCGCTGCCGTCATCGACTGGATTGCCCGGCAGGCGTGGAGCGACGGCCGCGTCTGCATGATCGGCGACGGCTACTCCGGCTACGCCGCCTGGGCCGCCGCCCGCAGGAGGCCGGCGGCGCTCAAGGCCATCGCCACGATCGCGCCGATGGCGCCGGGCATCGACTTCCCGATGGCCGGACAGATCTTCCGCAACGCCATGGTGCGCTGGGCGCAGGAGCACGCGGATGGCGAGCCCCTGCGCGCCGGCGCCGATGCCGACCCGGACGCGATGTGGCAGGCACTCGACGCGCGCTGGTATCGCGGCCATCGCCCCTACTGGGACGTGGACCGCGTCCTGCTGGGCAGGCGCAGCCGGCTGGTCCGAACCTGGCTGACGCACCCAAGCCATGATCGCTACTGGCAGAAATTCCTGCCGTCGGCGGAGCAGTTTGCGCGCATCGACATCCCGGTGCTCAGCTTCGCCGGCTACTACGGCGCGGACGCCGGCGCGCTCTACTTCCATCAGGAACATCGCCACAACCGGCCAGAGGCCGACACGACGCTGCTGCTCGGCCCCTACGACGCGGCCTCGATCCGGCTCGGCACGGCGGCAACGCTGCGCGGCTACACGCTGGACCCCGCCGCACGCGTCGACCTGCCCGAGCTGCGCCTGCAGTGGCTCGACCACATCCTGAAGGGCGCGAGCAAGCCTTCCCTGCTGATGGACCGCATCAACTACCAGGTGATGGGCGCGGACCAGTGGCGCCATGTGCCGGCGCTGGACGCGCCGCAGCGCACGCGGCTGCGCTTCTATCTCGACACCCGCGAGCGCAACGACCCGCACCGCCTGTTGCCGTCACCACCCGAGGAAGGCGGTGGCAGCACGCGGCTCTCGGTCGATCTTGCCGATCGGCGTGACGTGCGCATCTCGTGGCCGGACGCGCTGCGCGCCGCGCAGCTGCCGGCGGGCCACGGCATCCGCTTTGTCAGTGATCCGCTCCCGCAGGACACCGAGATCGCCGGCAGCCTGCACGGCGTGTTCGACATCACGCCCTCGCGGCAGGACGTGGACTTCAGCATCTCGCTCTACGAGCAGACGGAAAGCGGCGAGTACCAGCTGCTGTTCGATCCCTACGACTTCCGCGCCAGCTACGCAGGCCATCGCGTGCGCCGCAGGCTTCTTCGGGCCGGCGAGCGCCAGCTGCTGGCGTTCACCGCCGAGCGCGTGACGGCTTGCAGGCTTGCGGCGGGCAGCCGCATCGTGCTGCTGGTCGGCCTCAACAAGCGACCCGACCGGCAGATCAACTACGGCAGCGGCAAGGACGTGAATTCGGAAACCATCGCCGACGCGAAGTGGCCCATTCGAGTGCGCTGGCACGCGCGCAGCTACGTGGAGATCCAGACCGGCAGGCCTTGATTGCTCAGCGTGTCGCCGGACCTTTGTCGTTCACGGCGCCCAGAACGATGCCTTCGTGAGCGGCCATCACCAGCGGCGACTCGATGGACCCGGTGCGCGCTGGATCGGTCGATGCCAGCACGATCGGCTGGCGCGGCATCAACGCCGGCGGGATCGGCGCCGGGGTGGCGCCGAAGTTCAGGAGCACCACCAGCCGCTGTCCTTCGAAGTTTCGCGCATAGGCGAGCACCTCGCCCCCTGCATCGAGCGCTTCGTAATTGCCCCGGTTCAGCGCAGGCTGCGCGCGGCGCAGCGCGATGAGGCGCCGGTAGAGCGCCAGCATCGACCCTGCGTCCTGCGATTGCGCTTCCACGTTGCACGTGGGCCAGTCGGCTGCCAGGCGCAGCCACGGCGTGCCGGTCGTGAAGCCCGCGTGCGCTGCGGCGCTCCACTGCATGGGTGTTCGCTCCGGGTCGCGGCCCAGGCCCATGCCGGGCTTGTTCTTCTCGAACGGGTCCTGGACTTCATCGGCGGGAACGGGGACGTCCGTCATGCCGATCTCGTCGCCGTAGTAGAGCGTCGGCGTGCCGCGCAGCGTGAGCAGCAGCATGGCCGCGAGCCGCGCCATCTGCGGCCCGACGCGGCTCGCAATGCGGGATCTGTCGTGGTTGCCCAGCACCCAGTTCGGCTGCGCGCCCTCGGGCAAGGCGGCTTCGTAGTCGCGCACCAGGCGGTCGATGCGCGCCGCCTGCCACTCGGCCGCAATCAGCTGGAAGTTGAAGGGCAGTTGCACGCCTTCGAGCACACCGTCGGTGTTGAGTCCGTAGTAAGCGACCAGGCGCGCGAGCGGCAGGTAGAGCTCGCCGATCAGCACGCGCGACGAGCGTGCGTCGCTGAACTCGTCGACCACGCGGCGCATCTCGGCCACGATCGGCTGCACCTCCGGCAGGTCCGTGTTGTAGAGCATCAGCCAGCGAAAAAAAGGGTCCTGGCCCGGGGCGAAGTCCGGGTTCGGCGGGTTGTCGCGGAACTGCGCGTCCTTGATGATCTGCGAGAGCACGTCGACGCGGAATCCGTCGACGCCGCGCCGGAGCCAGAAGCGCAGCGCCTCGTACATCGCGGCCCGCACCTCGGGGTTGCGCCAGTTGAGGTCGGGCTGCTCCTTCAGGAACGAATGGCCGTAGTACTGGCCGGTGGTCGCATCGAAGGCCCAGGCCGGGCCGCCGAAATTGCTGAGCCAGTTGTTGGGCGGCCCGCCGCCCGGCGCCGGGTCGCGCCAGATGTACCAGTCGCGCCGCGGATCGCCGCGTGCGCTGCGGCTCTGCACGAACCACGGATGGCGGTCCGAGGTGTGGTTGGGCACGAAGTCCAGGATGATCCTGAGCTCTCTCGCGTGCGCCTCCTGCACCAGCGCATCGAAGCCTTCCAGCGTGCCGAAGCGCGGATCGATGCCGCAAAAATCGCAGATGTCGTAGCCGAAGTCGGCCATCGGCGAGGGATAGATCGGCGAGATCCAGACCGCATCGACACCGAGCGAGACCAGATGATCCAGCCGGGCGCGGATTCCATCGAGGTCTCCGATGCCATCGCCGTTGCTGTCCTGGAACGAACGCGGATAGACCTGATAGACGATTCCGCACTTCCACCAGTCGTCGGCTGACATCTTGATCCCCTCATGGTCGGTTTGGAGGGGATCCATTGTCTCCATAAAGCGTGCAGCGCATCCGCGCGCCGTGGGCCGCCGGCCGCCTCGGGCGGGCGATGCTAGTCCTCGTCGCGCACCCGGTACTGGCTCACCAGCGTCTGCTGGACCGTCGGCGGCACGGCCTCGTAGTGCGACAGCGCAATGGTGTAGCGGCCCTGCCCGCTGGTCATTGCATTGAGCCGCGACTGGTAGCTGGCCAGCTCGGCCTCGGGCACCTGCCCGCCGATGGCCACGGTGCCGCCTCCCAGGCCCAACGTGCCGGTGACCAGGCCGCGGCGCGCCGACAGGTCGCTCGTGACGTCGCCCACGGCATGCTCGGGCACGGCGATCTCGATCTGCACGATCGGTTCGAGCACCACCGGGCGGGCCTCGCGGATCGCGGCCATGAAGGCCTTGCGGCCGGCGGTCGCGAAGGCGATGTCCTTGCTGTCGACGCTGTGGTGCTTGCCGTCGTACACCACCACGCGCACGTCGACCACCGGATAGCCCGCGATCGCGCCGTACGCCAGCACCTCGCGCACGCCCTTCTCCACCGCGGGAATGAACTGGCCCGGGATCGCCCCGCCCCGGACTTCGTCGGCAAACTGAAAACCCGCGCCGCGCGCGAGCGGCTCGATGCGCAGGAAGACCTCGGCGAACTGGCCGGCGCCGCCGGTCTGCTTCTTGTGGCGGTGGTGGCCCTCGGCCGGTGCGGTCACGCTCTCGCGGTAGGCGATGCGCGGCGGCCGCGTCTGGACCTCGAAGCGGTACACCTCGCGCAGGCGATCGAGCACGATGCGCAGGTGCAGCTCGCCCAGGCCGTAGAGCACCGTCTCGTTGGTCGCGGCCACGTGCTCGATGCGCAGGCACGGGTCCTCGGCCGCGAGCTTGCCCAGGATCTCCCAGGCGCGCTGCTCGTCGCCATGGCGCTTGGGCTCCACGGCCAGGCCGTGCACCGGCACCGGAAAAGGCAGCGGCGCGAGGTGCACGTGGGCGTCTTCCGCCGCATCGTGCAGCACGGCATCGAAATGGATCTCCTCGACCTTGGCCACCGCCACGATGTCGCCCGGCACCGCATGCGACACCTCGACATGGTCCTTGCCCTGGAGCATGAACAGGTGCCCCACCTTGAAGGGCTTGCGCCCGTCGCCGATGTAGAGCTGGCTGTCGCGCGTGACCGTGCCCTGGTGCACGCGGAAGATCCCCATCTTGCCGACATAGGGGTCGACCGTGACCTTGAACACATGCGCCAGCACGTGCAGCGACGAGTCGGGGCTGGCCTCCATGGGCTTGGCCTGCGCACCCTCGCCGATGATGAAGTCCGGCGGGTTGGCCTCGGTCGCGTCGGGCAGCAGCTTGACGATCACGTCCAGCAGCTCGGCCACGCCGGCGCCGCTGCGCGACGAGACGAAGCACACCGGGATCAGGTGGCCTTCGCGCAGTGCCTGCTCGAGCGGCGCGTGCAGCTCGGCCGGGTCCACGTCGCCTTCCTCGAGGTAGCGGTCGACGAAGGCCGCGTCGACCTCGACCACCTGCTCCACCAGCGCGCGGTGCGCCGCCTCGACCGGGCCGAAGTCGGACTGCCCGAAGCGGTTGAAGAAGCAGTCCACCACCTGGCGGCCGACCCCGTCGGGCAGGTTCAGCGGCAGGCATTCGCGGCCGAAGGTGGCCTGGATGTCGGCCAGCAGGCCCGCCAGCGAGACGCCCTGCGAGTCGATCTTGTTGACGATGATCATGCGCGCCAGGTGGCGCGAGGCCGCGTACTCCATCATGCGCACGGTCATCGGCTCGATGCCGGTGGCGGCATTGATGACCACCGCCGCGGTCTCGACCGCCTCCAGCGCCGGCAGGCTCTGGCCGAGGAAGTCGGGCCCGCCGGGCGTGTCGATCAGGTGGATGCGCGTGCCGGCGTGCGTGAGGTGCATCACCGATGCGTTGAGCGAGTGCTGCATGCGGCGCTCGAGCGGGTCATGGTCGCTGACGGTGCTGCCGCGTTCGATGCTGCCGCACGCCGCGATGGCGCCCGCCTTGTGCAGCAGGTTCTCGGCCAGCGAACTCTTGCCGGCGGCCGCCGCGCCCACCAGCGCCAGCGTTCGCACGGCCTGCATTTCGGCCGCAAGGCCGTTCGATCGGCTTGGCATGGCATGCACTCCTTACGCGCCCGCATGGCCGGCCCGGCGGCCTGCGGGGGCTCGGGTGCTGCGCGTGGACGCCAGGCCAGCGTACGGGATTGGCCGTGCCGGCGCAAGCGGGTGGCTGCCCCAGGCCTACTTCGAACGCCCGTCGAAATGCTGCACCGGCACCGCATCCAGGTCGATGCCCTCGAGGCTGCGGATGTTGATGGCCGCCATCCTGTTGCCCTTGGGATCGGTGCCCTCGCCAAAGACATGAATGCCGCAGACCGCGCAGAAGCGATGCGCGATCACATGCTTGTTGAACATGTAGGTGCCGATGTCCTCGGGCGGCGTCTTCAGCCTGAGCCGGTCGTGCGGCACGAACCACAACAGCGATCCCCTGCGCTGGCACATCGAGCAGTTGCATGCCATCGCCCCCTGGATGTCGCCCTCGACTTCGAAGGCGATCCGGCCACAGTGGCAGCTGCCTTGGTAATTGGTCGTCATCGGTGCTCCGAACGGAAGTTGTGCGGGCCGCAGTTTAGGACGAGGAGGCAGCCGTGTCTGCCCACCTCCGACGCGAAGCCCTTCACCATCTGCGCGATGCCGGCCTTGGTGGCCGCATAGATCCCGAGGCCGGGCTCGACCTGCGCGGCCGCCGATCAATCCTGCGACTTGTAGGCCGCCAGGAACGCGTCGGAAGACACCTGATCGGCCAGGGCCCGGAGGCTCGCCGCCGAGGCAGGGCCCAGCACGGCCTCCACGCGGTCGTTCGCAGCGGCCCAGCGCACCACCGCTTCCGACAGCCGAGCCTTGCCAAGCGGAGTGAGCACGCCGTGCTTGGTGCGCCGGTCCTTGGCGTCCGCACGCAACTCGACGAAGCCGTCGCGCACCAGTGGCCTGAGCGCGTGGGTCAGCGCCGACAGCTGGATCGCGAGCCGCGCCGCCAGATCCTGCAGCGTCGGTCCTTGCGGGGCGGTCGCCGTGAGCTTGTCTATTTCCGCGATGAGCGCGAGCTGCGTGGCCTTGAGGTCCAACGGCGCCAGTGCTTCGTCATACAGCTGGCCGAGCCGGCGGGCGGCAAGCCGCAGTGCCGTGTTCGTGCAGACACGCCCGCCCAACTCGTCCGCGGGCGGCTTGGCCAGGCTGTTCTTTGCGTCGACGGCTTTGGTGTTTATTCCCATGTTCACAAAATGGTTGAGTGCTGCACCAACGGCAGCCGGGGTCGGACCGCTTCTACATTTGAGCCCTCAACTTTTTTGGTTGAGCCCTCAATTTTATTGGAAAGCCATCCATGACACATCCCAGCTCCAGGAAAGTCGCTCTTGTCACCGGGGCTTCCTCCGGCATCGGCGCCGTCTATGCGGACCGCCTCGCTGCGCGCGGCTACGACCTCATTCTGGTCGCCCGCCGCGCCGACCGCCTCGAAGCCCTCTGCGCACAGGTCTCGAAGGCGCACGGCATCCAGGCCGAGCCGGTCATCGCCGACCTGACCCTGGACGAGGACCTGGCGCGCATCGAGACGATCCTGTCCACCCGCGCCGACCTGCGCGTCCTGGTGAACAACGCCGGCATTGCGCGGCTGGGGCCGGTGGCCCAGAGGTCTGCAGGCGACGCGCTGTCGCAGATCGCCCTCAACGTCACGGCGCTGACGCGCCTGACCCAGGCGGTGGTGCCGGCCTTCATCGCCAGAAACGACGGGGTGATCATCAACATCGCTTCGGTGCTGGGCATCCATGCGCTGCCCGTCAGCGCCGTCTACAGCGGCACCAAGGCCTTCGTACTGCAATACAGCCGGGGCCTGCAGGAAGAGCTGGCCGGCACCGGCGTGAAGGTCCAGCTGGTCCTGCCGGCCTCGACGGCCACCGAGATCTGGGACCTGTCGGGCATTCCGCTGGCGGCCCTCAACAAGGACGCCTTGATGACCACCGAGCACATGGTCGATGCGGCGCTCGCGGGATGGGACCAGGGCGAAGCGGTCACGTGGCCGTCGGTCGCCGATGCAACGCTGTGGGAGAAGTACGAAGCGGCGCGCTCCGCATTGTTCGCCGCCACCCAGGTGGGAACGCCGGCCCCGCGCTACCGGGTCGCCTGAGCTCCTGCAGTCCGAGGCCATTCCCCCTTCTTTTTTCTCACTCCCCTTTTCTTCTTCAGGACAGTCCATGCTTTTCGACACCTTCTCCCTGCGCGCCACCCCGCTCAAGAACCGTGCCGTGATGTCGCCGCTCACCCGCAGCCGCGCGGCCGAGAACAACACGCCCAACAGCCTGATGGCCACGTACTACGCCCAGCGCGCGGGCGCCGGACTCATCATCACCGAAGGCACGTCGCCCTCGCCCAACGGCCTGGGCTACGCCCGGATCCCCGGCCTGTTCAATGACGCGCAGGTGCAAGGCTGGAAGCTCGTGACCGACGCAGTGCATGCCAAGGGCGGCAGGATCGTCGTGCAGCTCATGCACACCGGCCGCGTGGCCCACACGGACAACCTGCCGGCCGGTGCCGAAGTGCTGAGCTCGTCGTCGGAGACGTGCCCCGGCCAGATGTGGACGGATACACAAGGCAACCAGCCGCACACGCCGCCGCGCGCCATGGCCGAGGCCGACATCCAGGCCGCGATC
This genomic window from Variovorax sp. V93 contains:
- a CDS encoding glycoside hydrolase family 15 protein, translating into MSSGVASLVDPAFESWLETQLRHSAAAMLSSISPVSIVKHRPGFGQTVRPVPGAIVASPVLADYNPDPDYFFHWFRDSAVVIDALRLLYAKGRVGSEALQHLRDFTRFSLDLNRLDGRAAAAVEDRSACVAPELLQYLREDHDLAKAFGDLVAAETRVNPDGTLDVCRWNRPQHDGAPLRALALLRWAASGHLDAPLLAEVSELIRFDLDFTLRRWREPSYDIWEEELGQHYYTLRVAAAALAEGAAWLEDLGDAAQAQRCREESRAVLRLLDDYWVDERGERGAASGYYRSRALSDGRPGPKALDIAVILSAIHSLGTGAAHGPADPRMQATLARLDALFDAAYPINHGRAAGRGAAMGRYAGDVYYSGGAYYFSTLGAAEFCFRAAAAAGGDARHWFERGDAYLATVRAYTPAGGELSEQFDQRSGAQTSAKQLAWSHAAFISCVSARRIAAAACEASRRG
- a CDS encoding glucoamylase family protein, which encodes MKDDRNPKALAALPDEALIDAVQRQTFRYFWDGADAASGLALDRRTLVAATGEDLADDRVAIGGTGFGIMALIVAVERGWVTRDAALERLGRMRDALFRARRYHGAFPHFMDAASGATIPMSPKDDAGDLVETSFLCMGLLCARQYFSEDTAAARRLRSDIDTLWHEVEWNWFTQGGRDVLYWHWSPKHGWAMNHEVRGWNECLITYFLAAAAPRHAIDPRVYHRGFAAGSGFLNGRSYYGIEIPLGMPYGGPLFFTHYSFCGLDPRGLKDRYADYWDLNTRHLQINRAHCVANPRGFRGYGESCWGLTASDDPDGYLAHDPSNDNGTISPTAALASLPYAPAEVMQVLRHFLTVHGERVWRDYGFVDAFCEQRGWFADTFLAIDQGPIVVMMENHRTGLLWKLFMSVPEVQAGLRALDFSSPHLGSPAA
- a CDS encoding ABC transporter ATP-binding protein/permease; the encoded protein is MSARAENRVEPAARTGFFRQVRELLGALRVSPVAKTLVALMGAIVVVVALTAYGQIELNSWNKPFYDAISRRDLGEFVVQVGVFAVIAGALLVLNVAQRWLGETLQLKLREAVVNDLVGLWLQPRRAFWLQASGPMGAHPDQRMHDDTLKLCDLSVTLGVGLLQAAMLFGSFASVLWVLSKDFSLFFGGKDHVLPGFMLWAAIAYAVAGSLVTYWVGNGLISRNAERYAREGELRFSLTRINEHLDGISLAGGEADEKRRVAMHFGDVLRATSRVVLGLTNLTWVTAGFGWITIIAPTLVAAPLYFSGKVSFGGLMMAAAAFTQAQSSLRWFVDNFSIIADWRATLLRVADLRRMLASDLEARAGGSRIAYEESEAGALAIEALEVRSWTGHDRLDAPGLVLHRGQRVLILGTPGTEKTLLFRALAGLWPWGSGTVRRPAGETIHYMPRGTPYIPRGTLAEVLSYAMEPSSYPREAMVAALASVGLQRLEPLLNKTGRWERELSMDEQLRLGFARVVLQAPPWLVMDEAFGAFDDDTVELIIDVLGRLKHTGIVHIGSAGEARDRLFTQVVHLVKAPNTVREEQRA
- a CDS encoding CocE/NonD family hydrolase produces the protein MTHLGSTVGRARRALMRLILALPAGAWAADFGFRPPRDPEDAAAADLMRDLAERILPVYQDADTDVFLANLTALQIVSGAYRAASDSSRSLRTRRQGKPFDDLVQRAILDGMYARARALEANERLGFAEAYARAFRELVSPLDNAQAQAIMARLEIPAAVYAEPLRRAFDLWRAKGSLPQADALALVRTWHSYESRRSFGALLPELFAAENRNRYVAEADVRIPVRGAVIHARLVRPGRADDVPGTLPALLRFTLDPAEDDAQRSAARGYVGITAYVRGRTPDGKGAVWPFVRDGEDAAAVIDWIARQAWSDGRVCMIGDGYSGYAAWAAARRRPAALKAIATIAPMAPGIDFPMAGQIFRNAMVRWAQEHADGEPLRAGADADPDAMWQALDARWYRGHRPYWDVDRVLLGRRSRLVRTWLTHPSHDRYWQKFLPSAEQFARIDIPVLSFAGYYGADAGALYFHQEHRHNRPEADTTLLLGPYDAASIRLGTAATLRGYTLDPAARVDLPELRLQWLDHILKGASKPSLLMDRINYQVMGADQWRHVPALDAPQRTRLRFYLDTRERNDPHRLLPSPPEEGGGSTRLSVDLADRRDVRISWPDALRAAQLPAGHGIRFVSDPLPQDTEIAGSLHGVFDITPSRQDVDFSISLYEQTESGEYQLLFDPYDFRASYAGHRVRRRLLRAGERQLLAFTAERVTACRLAAGSRIVLLVGLNKRPDRQINYGSGKDVNSETIADAKWPIRVRWHARSYVEIQTGRP